The Panicum hallii strain FIL2 chromosome 9, PHallii_v3.1, whole genome shotgun sequence genome has a window encoding:
- the LOC112873260 gene encoding MOB kinase activator-like 1A has protein sequence MDRTCRIQRTLRQKKSAPSGNKGIQLKRYIDKTLGEGDLREAVRLPIGEDLNEWLAVNTVDFFNNVNMLYSTLMEVCTPATCPTMSAGPKYEYRWADGVKVKRPVAVSAPKYVEYLMDWIEAHLDDADIFPQHFGAPFPPNFRDVVKTILKRLFRVYAHIYHSHFQMIMNLEEVKHLNTCFKHFTFFTMEFQLIDKEELAPLNELIEPIMCGR, from the exons ATGGATCGCACTTGCAGGATCCAGAGGACCTTGAGGCAAAAGAAGAGCGCACCGTCTGGGAACAAG GGTATTCAGTTGAAGAGGTACATTGACAAGACTCTCGGCGAGGGTGACCTGCGAGAGGCTGTCCGTCTGCCCATCGGGGAGGACCTCAACGAGTGGCTGGCTGTCAACA CTGTTGACTTCTTCAACAATGTGAACATGCTATACAGCACCCTGATGGAGGTCTGCACGCCAGCTACCTGCCCGACCATGTCGGCTGGACCAAA GTATGAGTACAGGTGGGCTGATGGAGTCAAGGTCAAGAGGCCTGTCGCGGTGTCTGCACCAAAGTACGTGGAGTACCTAATGGACTGGATAGAGGCCCATCTGGATGATGCAGACATATTCCCTCAACATTTTG GGGCTCCTTTCCCTCCCAACTTCCGTGATGTCGTCAAGACGATCCTGAAGCGCCTCTTCAGGGTGTACGCGCACATCTACCACTCGCATTTTCAGATGATTATGAACCTCGAGGAAGTGAAGCATCTCAATACTTGCTTCAAGCACTTCACTTTCTTCACAATG GAATTCCAGCTGATCGACAAGGAAGAGCTGGCTCCCCTCAACGAGTTGATCGAACCCATAATGTGTGGGCGATGA